From Arachis stenosperma cultivar V10309 chromosome 2, arast.V10309.gnm1.PFL2, whole genome shotgun sequence, one genomic window encodes:
- the LOC130962146 gene encoding NDR1/HIN1-like protein 3: MADNNKEEAQLTTAANHRRHGHNRTTRCCWCCFSLIWYLLITIIILVLLIILVLYILLQPRSFTFHVTQANLTTFNYLNNTTVLNYNLVLNFTVHNPNHKLSIYFDEARGHALYQETEFAAATPLTAPWFSYLLYTKERVPMSVVFSGNKLVALDVDDFEGDNKRGIFGIDVKIYFLIRFRIGDYIGNNLINKSRAKCGIKVPFNYNNKNGKMMVFKPAKCDVDF; the protein is encoded by the coding sequence ATGGCGGATAACAATAAAGAAGAAGCTCAATTGACAACCGCCGCAAACCATCGCCGCCACGGGCACAACCGCACCACAAGATGCTGTTGGTGCTGCTTCAGCCTCATATGGTACCTCCTAATCACCATCATCATCCTCGTACTCCTCATAATCCTCGTACTCTACATCCTCCTCCAACCACGCTCCTTCACCTTCCACGTCACCCAAGCCAACCTCACCACATTCAACTACCTTAACAACACCACCGTGTTAAACTACAACCTCGTACTCAACTTCACCGTCCACAACCCCAACCACAAGCTTTCCATCTACTTCGACGAAGCGCGTGGCCACGCGCTCTATCAAGAGACAGAGTTTGCCGCCGCCACGCCCTTGACGGCGCCATGGTTCTCTTACCTTCTTTACACAAAGGAAAGGGTTCCCATGAGCGTTGTCTTCTCCGGGAACAAGCTTGTGGCGCTTGATGTTGATGATTTTGAAGGGGACAATAAGAGGGGTATTTTTGGAATTGATGTGaagatttattttttgataaggTTTAGAATTGGTGATTATATAggtaataatttgattaataaatcTAGGGCTAAGTGTGGGATTAAGGTTCCtttcaattataataataagaatGGGAAAATGATGGTGTTTAAGCCTGCAAAGTGTGACGTTGATTTCTGA
- the LOC130963624 gene encoding NDR1/HIN1-like protein 10 yields the protein MAENKQSQLNGSYYGPSIPPNNNRRRRNCCCRIFNIFWKILLSIITLIVLLFIISLIIVQPRPFKLSVTQANLTQFNYTSTLLHYKLVLNFTSHNPNKKLAIYYDKVEGNVFYQGSRFSTIDVITWLNSFRQDSKHTDRMSGVFKGTKVLVLDQSQRSKFDQDKRDGDFDIYVKLHFDIRFGLDGFIFNNIKFINSKATVKCGIKVPLSGSNGKVVGARFEPKKCNVNVKWV from the coding sequence ATGGCTGAAAATAAGCAATCCCAATTGAATGGCTCATACTATGGCCCTTCAATTCCTCCAAATAATAACCGTAGAAGAAGAAATTGTTGTTGCCGCATTTTCAACATCTTTTGGAAGATTCTACTCTCAATCATAACCCTAATTGTTCTTTTATTCATCATATCCCTTATCATAGTTCAACCAAGACCCTTCAAACTCTCTGTCACACAAGCAAATCTCACACAATTCAACTACACTAGTACATTGTTACATTACAAACTTGTACTAAATTTCACTTCACATAACCCAAACAAAAAGCTTGCAATCTACTATGACAAAGTTGAGGGCAATGTGTTCTACCAAGGTTCTAGATTCTCCACAATTGATGTCATCACATGGCTGAATTCTTTCAGACAAGATTCTAAGCACACGGATAGGATGAGTGGTGTGTTCAAGGGGACAAAAGTTTTGGTTCTTGATCAAAGTCAACGCTCTAAGTTTGACCAAGACAAGAGAGATGGGGATTTTGATATTTATGTGAAGTTGCATTTTGACATAAGGTTTGGGCTTGACGggtttatatttaataatattaagtTTATTAACTCAAAAGCTACGGTTAAGTGTGGGATTAAGGTTCCTTTGAGTGGTTCTAATGGGAAAGTGGTGGGTGCTAGATTTGAGCCCAAGAAGTGCAATGTTAATGTCAAGTGGGTTTAG